A portion of the Cryptomeria japonica chromosome 5, Sugi_1.0, whole genome shotgun sequence genome contains these proteins:
- the LOC131055041 gene encoding pathogenesis-related protein 1A-like — MSWLLLLFFFVQLCSAQTVQRQYLDPHNRARSQVGVGPLVWDNTVAAYAQNYANQRKVDCALRHSGGPYGENIFWGKGREFTPADAVNAWIDEKQYYDYNSNSCAPGKQCGHYTQVVWRNTKKVGCARVKCNDGAIFITCNYDPPGNFNGETPYLTSPFTSVSSF, encoded by the coding sequence ATGTCGTGGCTTCTTCTGTTATTCTTCTTTGTGCAACTGTGTTCAGCACAGACTGTGCAGAGACAGTATTTAGACCCTCACAATAGGGCCAGGTCTCAAGTGGGTGTAGGCCCTTTGGTGTGGGACAATACTGTGGCTGCCTATGCGCAGAACTATGCTAATCAACGCAAGGTAGACTGTGCTTTAAGGCATTCTGGGGGTCCCTATGGTGAAAATATTTTCTGGGGTAAAGGAAGGGAATTCACTCCTGCAGATGCCGTGAATGCATGGATTGACGAGAAGCAATATTATGATTATAATTCCAATTCATGTGCTCCAGGGAAACAGTGTGGACATTATACTCAAGTGGTGTGGAGAAATACGAAGAAGGTTGGGTGTGCTCGTGTTAAATGTAATGATGGTGCCATTTTCATTACCTGCAATTATGACCCACCTGGGAATTTTAATGGCGAGACGCCATACTTGACATCTCCCTTCACTTCCGTTTCCTCTTTCTAA